The Geobacter metallireducens GS-15 region CGCTCGTTGACATCATCGAAGCCGCTCGTTTGGCCCGGAGTTTCCTGGCTGGAATCGCCAAGAATAATTTCGATTCGAATCTGATGGTCCAGTCCGCCGTCATACGCCAGATCGAGGTCATGGGGGAGGCGACGAAGCGACTCTCGGAGGAGTTCCGAAATGACCATCCCCATGTCCCCTGGCGCAAGATCGCCGGCATGCGGGATATTCTGATCCACGCCTACGATCATGTGGACCCGGATGAAGTCTGGAATGTCGTGACGGGTGCCATGCCCGGGCTCCTCGAGCAGCTCGAACTGCTCCTGAAATCACAACGATTGGATGGTTAATAAAGGAGGTTCCCCCATGCCTCACCAGAAAATCTACCTTGTCGGCGCAGGCATCGAAGGGTGGGAAGGGTTCGGCGCCAAGGCCCTGGAGGTCATCGGCAAGGCTGAGGTTCTCGTCGGCCACAAGCGGCACCTGGATATCTTCTCCGACTTCACCGGGAAGAAGCAGGAGCTGGGTGACCTCTCCATCCTCCTGGAGCAGCTCAGGAGCACCGACAAGCGGACCGTGGTCCTCGGTTCCGGCGACCCGAACTTTTTCGGCATCGCCCGGTTCCTGCTCCGCAACCTTCCCAAGGAGCGGATCGAGATCTTCCCCAACGTGACGAGCGTCCAGTACGCCTTTGCCCAGATCAAGGAGCCGTGGGACGACGCCATCTTCGTCTCGGTCCACGGCCGGGGGCTCAAGGGGGCCGTGGACCGGATCGTGGCCGCCGAGAAGGTGGCGGTCCTCACCGACAAGACCAACTCCCCGGCGGCCATCGCCCGGGAGCTCATCGCCCGGGGTGCCGAGGGGTACGAGGCGTGGCTCTGCGAGAACCTGGGGCTCCCCGGCGAGAAGTTCACCAGGACCGACGTGAAGGGGCTCCTGGAGCTGCCGGCGGCGGAACTGAACATCCTCATCCTCATCAAGGCCTGGGAACCCCAGCTGGCCCAGTACCCGGTCATCGGCATCGACGACGACGAGTTCGCCACCGCCAAGAAGCTCATCACCAAGCAGGAGGTACGGGCCGTGACCCTGTCGAAGCTTCGGCTCCAGGATGACCTCGTTATGTGGGACATCGGCGCCGGGAGCGCTTCCGTCTCCATCGAAGCATCGAATCTCATGCCCAACGGCCGCATCTTCGCCCTGGAGAGGAATCCCCAGTACCTCGGCTTCATCCGCGATAACCTGAAAAAGTTCGTGGCCCGCAACGTGACCCTCGTGGAGGCCTTCGCCCCCGAGGGGCTCGACGATCTCCCGGACCCGGACCGGGTCTTCATCGGCGGTTCCGGCGGCATGCTGGAAGAGATCATCGATGCCGTGGACCGGCGCCTCAAGTCCGAGGGGGTCATCGTCCTCAACGCCGTGACCCTCGACACCCTCACCAAGGCGGTGGAGTTTCTGGAGGACCACGGCTACATGGTGGAGGTGGCCTGCGTGAACGTGGCCAAGACCAAGGGGCTCACCGAGTACAAGATGTTCGAGTCCCACAATCCTGTCTATATCATCACCGCCTGGAAGAGTGACGAATGACCGCTAAGATTTACGCCGTGGGCGTCGGCCCCGGCGACCCCGAGCTTCTGACGAGAAAGGCCGCGCGGATCATCCGTTCGGCCGCCGTCATCTGCGCCCCTACTGGTGCGGCCGATGCGGCCAGCTACGCCCTCTCCATCGTGGAGGACCTCATCGACCCCTCCCGCCAGGAGGTGCTGCCCCAAGTCTTTCCCATGCGCAAGGACCAGGAGGGGCTTGAAGCGTTCTGGGACGAGGCGGCCGCCCAGGTGGCCGCGCGGGTGCGGGCGGGGAGGGACGTGGCCTTCATCACCATCGGCGACCCATTCCTCTACTCCACCTTCCTCTACCTCTATCGTATCTTTCAAGAGCGCTACCCGGATATCCCTGTCGAGATCGTGCCGGGGATATCCAGCATCAACGCCGCCGCTGCCGCTGCCGGCGTCCCCCTGGGGATGGCCGCCGAGCGGATCGCCATCCTCCCCACCACCTACGAGGACGACGAACTGCGCAGGACCTTCGCCGACTTCGATACCGTCATCCTCATGAAGGTGAACCGGGTCTTCGACCGGATTTACGCCCTGTTGAAGGAGTTGGGGCTGGAGCGGAAAGGGGTATTTGTCCGCCGGGTCGGTTCCGCCGACGAAGAGGTGATCTTCGACTTGGAGCGGCTCGTGGGGGAGAAGCTCGATTACCTGTCGCTGCTGATTGTGAAAAAGTAGGAGCCCTTAGTGACCATCGTCCATTTCATCGGCGCCGGTCCCGGCGATGCCGAACTTATAACTGTAAAGGGTGCCCGGCTTCTGCGGGAGGCGGATGTGGTGGTCTATGCCGGAAGCCTCGTGGATCGGGAGCTGGTCCGCACCTACGCCCCCGATGCCGAGGTGTGCGATTCCGCTGCCATGACCCTGGAGGAGACCACGGCGGTCCTGGCCCAGGCGGTGGCGGACGGGAAGCGGGCCGTGCGGCTCCACACCGGCGATCCATCCATCTACGGAGCCATTCAGGAGCAGATGGCGGAGCTGGACCGGCTCGGTATTGCCTATGCCGTGGTGCCGGGGGTGACGAGCGCCTTTGCCGCCGCCGCCACCCTCAGGCAGGAACTGACCCTCCCTGAAGTCTCCCAGACCGTCGTCATCACGCGCCTTGCGGGGCGGACCCCGGTGCCGGAGCGGGAGAAGCTGACCGAAATCGCCAGGATCGGGGCAACGCTCGTCATCTACCTGTCGATCTCCATGGTGGAGCAGGTGGTGGCGGAGCTCCTGCAGGGGGCCTACACTCCGGCCACTCCGGTAGCGGTGGTGTCCAGGGCGTCGTGGCCCGACGAGCACGTGGTGGAGGGGACCCTGGCCGACATCGCCGGAAAGGTCCGGGACGCCGGTATCGGCAAGCAGGCCATCATCCTCGTGGGGGATGTGCTGAAGGCCCGCCGGGAAGGGCTCAAGAGCAAATCGCTCCTGTACGACAAGGGATTTTCCCACGAGTTCCGCAAGGGGATCGTTACCTAGTTTTCTCTGTGACCTCGGTGTCCTCTGTGGCAAAGGAGGCATGTTTTGCGCATCGCCATCATCGCCATAACCCGCAACGGCGCCCGGCTCGGCACGCAGCTGCGGGACGGGCTCGGAAGCGCGGAGCTCTACGTCCTGCAGAAATTCGCCGGGCAAGCAGGGACGGGGGCCGTTCCCTTTGCGGGGGAGCTCAAGGGACTGGTGGCGGAACTCTGGCCTGCCTTCGACGGTTTTGTCTTTATCATGGCCACGGGAATCGTGGTCCGGATGGTGGCACCCCACCTGGTTGCCAAGGATCTGGACCCGGCGGTGGTGGTGATGGACGATGCCGGCAAATTCGCCGTCTCTCTTCTCTCGGGGCACCTGGGGGGGGCCAACGAGCTCGCCTGCCGCTGTGCTTTCGTGACCGGCGCCCGGGAGGTGATTACCACCGCCACCGACGCCAACAATCTCCCTTCCTTTGATATGCTGGCCAAGGAGGAGGGGTGGGCCATCGACGACCTCT contains the following coding sequences:
- a CDS encoding bifunctional cobalt-precorrin-7 (C(5))-methyltransferase/cobalt-precorrin-6B (C(15))-methyltransferase, encoding MPHQKIYLVGAGIEGWEGFGAKALEVIGKAEVLVGHKRHLDIFSDFTGKKQELGDLSILLEQLRSTDKRTVVLGSGDPNFFGIARFLLRNLPKERIEIFPNVTSVQYAFAQIKEPWDDAIFVSVHGRGLKGAVDRIVAAEKVAVLTDKTNSPAAIARELIARGAEGYEAWLCENLGLPGEKFTRTDVKGLLELPAAELNILILIKAWEPQLAQYPVIGIDDDEFATAKKLITKQEVRAVTLSKLRLQDDLVMWDIGAGSASVSIEASNLMPNGRIFALERNPQYLGFIRDNLKKFVARNVTLVEAFAPEGLDDLPDPDRVFIGGSGGMLEEIIDAVDRRLKSEGVIVLNAVTLDTLTKAVEFLEDHGYMVEVACVNVAKTKGLTEYKMFESHNPVYIITAWKSDE
- the cobM gene encoding precorrin-4 C(11)-methyltransferase; amino-acid sequence: MTIVHFIGAGPGDAELITVKGARLLREADVVVYAGSLVDRELVRTYAPDAEVCDSAAMTLEETTAVLAQAVADGKRAVRLHTGDPSIYGAIQEQMAELDRLGIAYAVVPGVTSAFAAAATLRQELTLPEVSQTVVITRLAGRTPVPEREKLTEIARIGATLVIYLSISMVEQVVAELLQGAYTPATPVAVVSRASWPDEHVVEGTLADIAGKVRDAGIGKQAIILVGDVLKARREGLKSKSLLYDKGFSHEFRKGIVT
- a CDS encoding HepT-like ribonuclease domain-containing protein, which encodes MKPRDLASLVDIIEAARLARSFLAGIAKNNFDSNLMVQSAVIRQIEVMGEATKRLSEEFRNDHPHVPWRKIAGMRDILIHAYDHVDPDEVWNVVTGAMPGLLEQLELLLKSQRLDG
- the cobI gene encoding precorrin-2 C(20)-methyltransferase produces the protein MTAKIYAVGVGPGDPELLTRKAARIIRSAAVICAPTGAADAASYALSIVEDLIDPSRQEVLPQVFPMRKDQEGLEAFWDEAAAQVAARVRAGRDVAFITIGDPFLYSTFLYLYRIFQERYPDIPVEIVPGISSINAAAAAAGVPLGMAAERIAILPTTYEDDELRRTFADFDTVILMKVNRVFDRIYALLKELGLERKGVFVRRVGSADEEVIFDLERLVGEKLDYLSLLIVKK